A single region of the Scyliorhinus canicula chromosome 31, sScyCan1.1, whole genome shotgun sequence genome encodes:
- the LOC119958884 gene encoding late histone H2A.L3-like yields the protein MLEKLFILCESVCEIVTMSGRGKTGGKARAKAKSRSSRAGLQFPVGRVHRHLRKGNYAQRVGAGAPVYLAAVLEYLTAEILELAGNAARDNKKTRIIPRHLQLAVRNDEELNKLLGGVTIAQGGVLPNIQAVLLPKKSSAASGKK from the coding sequence ATGCTGGAGAAATTGTTCATTCTGTGTGAAAGTGTCTGTGAGATTGTGACAATGTCTGGAAGAGGAAAGACCGGCGGTAAAGCTCGGGCCAAGGCCAAGTCTCGCTCCTCCCGGGCTGGACTGCAGTTCCCGGTGGGCCGTGTTCACAGGCACCTGAGAAAGGGTAACTATGCCCAGCGTGTGGGTGCCGGAGCCCCGGTCTATCTGGCTGCTGTGCTCGAGTATCTGACCGCTGAAATCCTCGAGCTGGCCGGCAACGCGGCCCGGGACAACAAGAAGACCCGCATCATCCCCAGACACCTGCAGCTGGCCGTCCGCAACGACGAGGAGCTCAACAAGCTGCTGGGAGGGGTGACCATCGCTCAGGGTGGGGTGCTGCCTAATATCCAGGCCGTGCTGCTGCCCAAGAAAAGCAGCGCTGCGAGCGGCAAGAAGTGA
- the LOC119958895 gene encoding histone H2B 1/2-like — MADEKKPTSKAAAKKGAKKVIKKPAVKGGKKRRRSRKESYSIYIYKVMKQVHPDTGISSKAMSIMNSFVNDIFERIVGEASRLAHYNKRHTISSREIQTAVRLLLPGELAKHAVSEGTKAVTKYTSSK, encoded by the coding sequence ATGGCTGACGAGAAGAAACCAACATCGAAAGCAGCTGCCAAGAAGGGAGCCAAGAAAGTCATTAAGAAACCGGCAGTAAAGGGCGGCAAGAAGCGGCGAAGGTCGAGGAAGGAGAGTTACTCCATCTACATCTACAAAGTGATGAAGCAGGTTCACCCCGACACCGGCATCTCCTCCAAGGCCATGAGCATCATGAACTCGTTCGTCAACGATATTTTCGAGCGTATCGTGGGTGAGGCTTCCCGCCTGGCCCATTACAACAAGCGCCACACCATCAGCTCCCGGGAGATCCAGACCGCCGTGCGCCTGCTGCTGCCCGGGGAACTGGCCAAGCACGCCGTGTCGGAAGGGACAAAGGCGGTCACCAAGTACACCAGCTCCAAGTAA